From the genome of Miscanthus floridulus cultivar M001 chromosome 10, ASM1932011v1, whole genome shotgun sequence, one region includes:
- the LOC136489655 gene encoding uncharacterized protein, whose translation MAIPNYTYLKMKMPGPNDVITVSSAFSHAFACDRDHYELATAVVNSSELPRLGESSVPAAPDCNQPTSSSAFRPLKETKTVGIDPTNPTKTVRIGTQLPAK comes from the coding sequence atggcaatccccaactacacctacctcaagatgaagatgccgggaccaaacgaCGTCATCACTGTGAGCAGCGCGTTTTCGCACGCCTTCGCGTGCGACCGCGAccactacgagctcgccactgcggtcgtcaactcgtccgagctcccgcGGCTCGGGGAGTCGTCGGTCCCGGCAGCCCCGGATTGTAACCAACCAACTTCCTCGTCGGCCTTCCGCCCGCTCAAAGAAACCAAgacggtgggaatcgaccccaccaacccaaccaagacagttCGGATCGGaacccagctcccggccaaatag
- the LOC136487249 gene encoding disease resistance protein RGA2-like produces the protein MAADLDALAPYVKKLIADMAQEEVSVLLGVSSEITKLEDNMEGLKAFLKDAERRRITDTSVQRWSTKLKNAMYDATDILDLCQLEADKRRESKGGGIVEHKSPGCFQPLLFCLRNPVFAHKIGNRIKELNQRLESIHKEADKYKFNIGLGSNPEPRKLTAAELSSYRTSSHVDESAIVGEQIERDTRELVQVLTTNDDNNHSIKVVSIIGAGGMGKTTLAQKIFNDATIQEHFKTKIWLSITQQFDVVELLRTAIENAGGDHGGKQDKSTLTETLINTISTGRFLLVMDDVWSQEAWNHVLSVPVRNASKKLPGSRVLVTTRSAHLPQQMQAPLHQHRVKPLENDDAWSLLKKQLQPDQVDGIDQLKTIGMEILENCDGLPLAIKVIGGLLSTRYPSEHEWKSVLNKPAWSLTGQPPELDNRLYLSYEDLSPQIKQCFLYCSLFPKGKAIIGTVVTQMWISEGFIQPLDGSSIISHEYGLEDMAIEYYRELIKRNLIEPKEAYSLTGYRCTMHDVVRTFAEYMAREESLVVVVGREQAATGMHVRRLSIEQTVSILDWGILQRRESLRTLIINSRVNFHLPGDSLSSFSSLRVLYIWSADSNRLVPSLSMLKHLRYLHLEDTDISWLPDDIQKMKFLLYITLVNCKKLCYLPGSIIKLVHLRCLAIDGSNVSVIPKGFGELTNLRSLYGFPVHMDMDASNSWCSLQELEPLSQLRDLTLYGLKKVQDSRMAEKAMISSKRHLGYLELNYSANGHTIGTGGAEAEQQQQQSVTEEVLEKLCPPTCLENLTLIGGYIGRQLPNWMCAPASVDFKSLRYLKLGNLPCCTQLPDGLCCLPSLELLIIKDAPAIKRIGPQFQASSSVAARGSDASTSAPFPKLRHLYLDGLREWEEWEWNDCEEHMDVETTIAMPCLEELRIDNCKLSHLPPGLASTKRHTLRELYLYELSNLTHVENFPSVVDLHVFDCPELKRISGLAMLQKIRITRCPKLEVLEGVPALDSLGLEDATMDTLPEYLRAVHPRYLELVCNKKLHESSLSLGSSEWKKISHIGKRDINCIEDSDTSSDGYSEED, from the exons ATGGCGGCCGACCTGGATGCTTTAGCACCCTACGTGAAGAAGCTTATCGCGGACATGGCACAAGAAGAGGTGTCCGTGCTGCTTGGCGTCTCCAGCGagatcaccaagctggaggacaacaTGGAAGGCCTCAAAGCCTTCCTCAAAGATGCCGAGAGGAGGCGCATCACCGACACAAGCGTGCAAAGATGGTCGACAAAGCTCAAGAATGCCATGTATGATGCCACTGACATCCTCGACCTGTGCCAGCTCGAGGCTGACAAGCGGAGGGAGTCCAAAGGTGGTGGTATTGTAGAGCATAAGTCGCCCGGCTGTTTCCAGCCATTGCTCTTCTGCCTGCGGAATCCCGTGTTCGCACACAAGATAGGCAACCGCATCAAGGAGCTCAACCAGAGGCTAGAAAGCATCCACAAGGAGGCGGACAAGTACAAGTTCAATATTGGCCTCGGTTCCAACCCGGAGCCAAGGAAGCTAACTGCTGCCGAGTTATCCAGCTATAGGACAAGTTCACATGTCGACGAGTCAGCCATAGTTGGAGAACAGATAGAGAGGGATACAAGGGAGCTCGTTCAGGTGCTAACCACAAATGATGATAATAATCACAGCATCAAAGTTGTGTCTATCATTGGTGCAGGCGGCATGGGTAAGACCACCCTCGCCCAAAAGATCTTCAATGATGCAACCATCCAAGAGCACTTCAAAACAAAGATATGGCTAAGCATCACCCAACAATTTGATGTTGTTGAGCTACTGAGGACAGCAATCGAAAATGCTGGTGGAGACCATGGTGGGAAGCAAGACAAGAGCACGCTGACTGAGACCctcatcaacaccatatccacAGGCAGGTTTCTGCTTGTGATGGATGATGTGTGGAGTCAGGAGGCTTGGAACCATGTGCTTAGTGTCCCAGTCAGGAATGCCAGCAAGAAACTACCTGGAAGCCGGGTCCTTGTCACTACAAGATCTGCACACCTACCCCAACAGATGCAAGCCCCCCTGCACCAACACCGTGTCAAGCCTCTAGAGAATGATGATGCTTGGTCTTTGCTCAAGAAGCAGCTGCAGCCTGATCAG GTAGATGGAATTGATCAACTGAAAACTATTGGGATGGAAATTCTTGAAAATTGTGATGGCTTACCACTTGCAATTAAAGTGATTGGAGGTCTCTTGAGCACAAGATACCCAAGTGAGCATGAGTGGAAATCTGTTTTGAACAAGCCAGCTTGGTCACTGACCGGACAGCCTCCAGAACTCGACAACCGACTATACTTGAGCTACGAGGACTTGTCTCCCCAGATAAAGCAATGCTTTCTGTACTGCTCACTATTTCCTAAAGGTAAAGCAATCATTGGAACTGTAGTAACTCAAATGTGGATTAGTGAAGGATTTATCCAACCTTTGGATGGTAGTAGTATTATTTCACATGAGTATGGGTTGGAAGACATGGCAATTGAGTACTACCGAGAGTTAATAAAGAGGAATCTTATAGAACCTAAGGAAGCATATTCTCTCACTGGATACCGGTGCACCATGCACGATGTGGTCCGCACCTTTGCTGAATACATGGCAAGAGAAGAATCACTAGTGGTGGTGGTTGGCAGAGAACAGGCTGCTACTGGTATGCATGTCCGTCGCCTCTCCATAGAACAGACCGTATCAATACTGGATTGGGGAATTTTGCAAAGGCGCGAGTCACTTAGGacattaattataaattctagagTAAACTTTCATCTTCCTGGTGACTCGCTGAGTAGTTTCTCTAGCCTGCGAGTACTGTACATATGGTCTGCTGATTCTAATAGATTGGTTCCCTCTCTATCTATGTTGAAGCACTTAAGATACCTTCACTTGGAGGATACTGATATATCTTGGCTACCGGATGATATCCAGAAGatgaaatttctactgtacattACACTTGTTAATTGTAAGAAGCTATGCTATCTGCCTGGCAGCATCATAAAACTTGTGCATCTAAGGTGTCTTGCCATCGATGGATCAAATGTTAGTGTCATTCCTAAGGGGTTTGGTGAGTTAACAAATCTGAGGTCACTTTATGGCTTCCCAGTACACATGGACATGGATGCAAGCAATAGCTGGTGCAGTTTGCAGGAGCTGGAGCCTCTCTCTCAGCTTAGGGATCTTACATTATATGGCCTAAAGAAGGTGCAGGACAGCCGGATGGCTGAAAAGGCCATGATTAGCAGCAAGCGCCACCTTGGGTATCTAGAGTTGAACTATAGTGCAAATGGACATACTATAGGGACAGGTGgtgctgaggcagagcaacagcaACAACAGAGTGTGACCGAGGAAGTCTTGGAAAAGCTCTGCCCTCCAACCTGCCTAGAGAATCTTACTTTGATAGGGGGATACATTGGTCGCCAACTACCGAACTGGATGTGTGCTCCAGCGTCGGTGGACTTTAAGAGCCTAAGGTATTTGAAACTAGGGAACCTGCCTTGCTGCACCCAGCTCCCTGATGGTCTATGCTGCCTCCCAAGTTTGGAATTGCTGATCATCAAAGATGCGCCAGCCATCAAGCGTATTGGCCCCCAATTCCAAGCGTCGTCCTCCGTGGCAGCTAGAGGTTCCGATGCTAGTACATCTGCACCGTTTCCTAAACTGAGACACCTGTATTTGGATGGACTACGTGAGTGGGAAGAGTGGGAATGGAACGACTGTGAGGAGCATATGGATGTGGAAACTACCATAGCCATGCCTTGTCTAGAGGAACTCCGAATAGATAACTGCAAGCTGAGCCATCTTCCACCAGGCCTCGCCAGCACCAAGAGGCATACTCTTAGAGAACTATACCTGTACGAGCTCTCCAACCTGACACATGTGGAGAACTTCCCTTCAGTTGTGGATCTTCATGTGTTTGACTGCCCTGAGCTTAAGAGGATCAGCGGCCTCGCCATGTTGCAGAAGATTAGGATCACTCGCTGCCCAAAGCTGGAGGTTCTAGAAGGTGTCCCAGCACTCGACAGCCTTGGACTGGAGGACGCCACCATGGACACACTTCCGGAATACCTGCGAGCTGTACACCCAAGGTATCTCGAGTTGGTTTGCAACAAGAAGCTACACGAATCCTCCTTATCACTAGGTAGCTCTGAATGGAAGAAGATCAGCCATATTGGAAAACGCGACATCAACTGCATCGAAGATTCAGATACAAGTTCGGATGGATATTCAGAGGAAGACTGA